In the genome of Methanopyrus kandleri AV19, one region contains:
- a CDS encoding D-aminoacyl-tRNA deacylase, which translates to MRRVVILWNPDDPASKNIAESLTEDAEKLDTEDLQHYTVETWERDGVRFHLTAALGDLIEEDEARELARKFDVIVFASRHESRTKKPSLTVHVPGNPTPEAKFGGKPLEVCTADPAGMKAALLELKRFRDKRGLDYDVCYEVTHHGPRDPGAPCFFIEIGSDEERWTDEEAGEACARAILAAVDPPDVKAVVGYGGGHYAPAHTDAALSNRKLAYGHIVPDYAVDHDYLRDQFREVVDKTPRAREIIVDDRNLDSGIVERLEDLVRDRGLRLRDVEEVK; encoded by the coding sequence TTGAGACGCGTCGTGATACTATGGAACCCGGACGACCCAGCCTCTAAAAACATCGCGGAAAGCCTGACCGAGGACGCCGAAAAGCTCGATACCGAGGATCTCCAACACTACACCGTCGAAACCTGGGAACGTGACGGTGTCCGCTTCCACCTGACCGCCGCCCTCGGCGATCTCATCGAGGAGGACGAGGCACGGGAACTCGCCCGTAAGTTCGACGTCATCGTGTTCGCCTCACGCCACGAGAGCAGGACGAAGAAGCCCTCACTCACCGTGCACGTACCCGGCAACCCGACCCCCGAGGCCAAGTTCGGTGGTAAGCCGCTGGAGGTCTGTACGGCCGATCCGGCGGGTATGAAGGCCGCCCTCCTCGAGCTCAAGCGTTTCCGGGACAAGCGTGGCCTGGATTACGACGTCTGCTACGAGGTAACGCACCATGGACCCCGCGATCCGGGGGCTCCCTGCTTCTTCATCGAGATCGGTTCCGACGAGGAGCGCTGGACGGACGAAGAGGCCGGAGAGGCGTGCGCCCGCGCGATACTCGCGGCCGTCGATCCACCCGACGTCAAAGCCGTGGTCGGCTACGGCGGTGGACACTACGCTCCCGCCCATACCGACGCGGCCCTCTCCAATCGGAAGCTCGCTTACGGTCACATAGTGCCGGACTACGCCGTCGATCACGACTACCTACGCGATCAGTTCCGCGAGGTGGTCGACAAAACCCCTAGAGCCCGCGAGATTATCGTCGACGACCGTAACCTCGATTCCGGGATCGTGGAGCGGCTCGAGGATCTCGTCCGCGATCGCGGTCTCCGTCTCCGTGACGTCGAGGAGGTGAAGTGA